One Pseudomonas brassicacearum genomic region harbors:
- a CDS encoding RnfABCDGE type electron transport complex subunit G, which translates to MNNPGGIAILVILACLGVGATYITQTGTAGRIEAQQRAIANRTLLDVLPADHYDNQPLARPVVATPVALPHSTLLSGYLATRSDQPSAVLLRSQALGYEGSIELLVAIDPQGRLLGVKTLRQSETPGLGAAIAGWPNAWMQTFNGKSRQAPDDNGWALKKDQGQFDQLAGATVTSRAVIQAVHDALRYFDEHKAHLIGGATDE; encoded by the coding sequence ATGAACAATCCCGGCGGCATTGCGATCCTGGTTATTCTGGCCTGCCTCGGCGTTGGCGCCACTTACATCACGCAAACCGGCACTGCCGGACGCATCGAAGCCCAGCAACGGGCCATCGCGAACAGAACCTTGCTCGACGTGCTGCCAGCCGACCACTATGACAACCAGCCGTTGGCACGGCCTGTCGTGGCGACTCCAGTGGCTCTGCCCCACAGCACGCTGCTGAGCGGTTACCTCGCGACCCGCAGCGACCAGCCCAGCGCCGTGTTGTTGCGCAGCCAGGCGTTGGGCTATGAAGGCAGCATCGAACTGTTGGTCGCCATCGACCCGCAGGGCCGGTTGCTGGGCGTGAAAACCCTGCGTCAGTCCGAAACGCCCGGCCTGGGCGCGGCGATTGCCGGTTGGCCGAATGCCTGGATGCAAACCTTCAACGGTAAATCGCGCCAAGCCCCTGACGATAACGGTTGGGCCTTGAAAAAGGATCAGGGGCAGTTCGATCAACTGGCAGGCGCAACGGTCACGTCCCGGGCGGTTATCCAGGCGGTTCACGATGCCCTGCGTTATTTCGACGAGCACAA
- the rsxB gene encoding electron transport complex subunit RsxB has translation MSLIQRIDALLPQTQCGKCGHPGCKPYAEGISQGEPINKCPPGGHETIAALAELMKVPVLELDDSRGSAPAQIAFIREAECIGCTKCIQACPVDAIVGAAKLMHTVLVDECTGCDLCVAPCPVDCIEMRPLPMATVLPIVGGLAFSVEEQQARTAKRNHARRRFEQRNARLHREEEQRQAERLARTQRAAQPQIQTLDPVQAALERVRAQKAANADAALKKAKVDLAMSRAQLNKSLKAFGHPPTFEQQLQLILLQRQFEAAEQALAQLENAAPPVAPAPASSPAPAPAQNAELKRAKIQLAMRRAELSKARIAGAPDEHLQALVQAVNDAERQVDAHGAS, from the coding sequence ATGAGCCTGATTCAACGTATCGACGCCCTGTTGCCGCAGACCCAATGCGGCAAGTGCGGCCATCCCGGGTGCAAACCCTACGCCGAAGGCATCTCCCAGGGCGAGCCGATCAACAAATGCCCGCCCGGTGGGCACGAAACCATCGCAGCCCTGGCCGAGCTGATGAAAGTGCCGGTGCTGGAGCTCGATGACAGTCGCGGCTCAGCCCCAGCGCAAATTGCCTTTATCCGCGAAGCCGAATGCATCGGTTGCACCAAGTGCATCCAGGCCTGTCCGGTGGACGCGATTGTCGGCGCGGCCAAGCTGATGCACACCGTCCTCGTCGACGAATGCACAGGCTGCGACCTTTGCGTGGCACCCTGCCCGGTCGACTGCATCGAGATGCGGCCACTGCCCATGGCGACCGTACTGCCGATCGTTGGCGGCCTGGCCTTCAGCGTTGAAGAACAGCAGGCACGAACCGCCAAGCGCAATCACGCCCGGCGGCGTTTCGAACAGCGCAACGCGCGTCTGCATCGTGAGGAAGAGCAGCGCCAGGCCGAACGTCTGGCCCGTACCCAGCGCGCTGCCCAGCCTCAGATCCAAACCCTCGATCCGGTACAAGCCGCGCTGGAACGCGTGCGCGCGCAAAAAGCCGCCAACGCCGATGCGGCGCTGAAGAAAGCCAAGGTCGACCTGGCCATGAGCCGGGCACAGTTGAACAAATCCTTGAAAGCCTTCGGCCATCCACCCACCTTTGAGCAGCAGTTGCAATTGATCCTGCTGCAGCGCCAGTTCGAAGCGGCGGAGCAGGCCTTGGCCCAACTGGAAAACGCCGCGCCGCCGGTCGCGCCAGCCCCGGCTTCGTCACCGGCACCGGCACCGGCACAAAACGCCGAGCTGAAGCGGGCCAAGATTCAACTGGCGATGCGCCGCGCCGAACTCAGCAAGGCCCGGATCGCCGGGGCACCGGATGAACACCTGCAAGCGCTGGTGCAAGCGGTGAACGACGCCGAACGCCAGGTGGACGCCCATGGCGCTTCCTGA
- the metG gene encoding methionine--tRNA ligase yields MSEPRKILVTSALPYANGSIHLGHMLEYIQTDMWTRFQKHRGNQCIYVCADDAHGSAIMLRAEKEGITPEQLIANVQAEHSADFADFLVDFDNFHSTHSEENRELSSQIYLKLRDAGHIATRSVTQYFDPEKNMFLADRFIKGTCPKCGTEDQYGDNCEKCGATYAPTDLKDPKSAISGATPVLRDSQHFFFKLPDFQEMLQTWTRSGTLHDAVANKLAEWLDSGLQEWDISRDAPYFGFEIPGEPGKYFYVWLDAPIGYMASFKNLCDRTPELDFDAFWGKDSTAEVYHFIGKDIVNFHALFWPAMLEGAGFRKPTGINVHGYLTVNGQKMSKSRGTFIKARTYLDHLSPEYLRYYYAAKLGRGVDDLDLNLEDFVQKVNSDLVGKVVNIASRCAGFIHKGNAGVLVAGNAAPELTDAFLAAAPSIAEAYEARDFARAMREIMALADRANAWIADKAPWSLNKQEGKQDEVQAICALGINLFRQLVIFLKPVLPLLAADAEAFLNVAPLTWNDHQTLLSNHQLNEFKPLMTRIDAVKVQAMTDASKEDLTASQTDTGGPTGNGELAKDPLSPEIDFDAFAAVDLRVALIVKAEAVEGADKLLRLTLDIGDEQRNVFSGIKSAYPDPAKLEGRLTMMIANLKPRKMRFGVSEGMVMAAGPGGEEIYLLSPDSGAKPGQRIK; encoded by the coding sequence ATGTCCGAGCCACGCAAGATCCTCGTCACCAGCGCCCTGCCCTATGCCAATGGTTCGATTCACCTCGGCCATATGCTGGAATACATCCAGACCGATATGTGGACGCGCTTCCAGAAACATCGCGGCAACCAGTGCATCTATGTCTGCGCCGACGACGCCCACGGTTCGGCCATCATGCTGCGCGCGGAAAAGGAAGGCATCACCCCGGAACAACTGATCGCCAACGTCCAGGCTGAACACAGCGCCGACTTTGCCGATTTCCTGGTGGACTTCGACAACTTCCACTCCACCCACTCCGAAGAAAACCGTGAGCTGTCGAGCCAGATCTACCTGAAGCTGCGTGACGCCGGGCACATCGCCACCCGTTCGGTCACCCAGTATTTCGACCCGGAAAAGAACATGTTCCTGGCCGACCGTTTCATCAAGGGCACCTGCCCGAAATGCGGCACCGAAGACCAGTACGGCGACAACTGCGAAAAATGCGGTGCCACCTACGCACCGACCGACCTGAAAGACCCGAAATCGGCGATTTCCGGCGCCACCCCGGTGCTCAGGGACTCCCAGCACTTCTTCTTCAAGCTGCCGGATTTCCAGGAGATGCTGCAAACCTGGACCCGCAGCGGCACGTTGCACGACGCGGTGGCCAACAAGCTCGCCGAATGGCTCGACTCCGGCCTGCAAGAGTGGGACATTTCCCGCGATGCGCCGTACTTCGGCTTCGAAATCCCGGGCGAGCCCGGCAAGTATTTCTATGTGTGGCTGGACGCGCCCATCGGCTACATGGCGAGCTTCAAGAACCTTTGCGACCGCACGCCTGAGCTGGACTTCGACGCGTTCTGGGGCAAGGATTCCACGGCCGAGGTGTATCACTTCATCGGCAAGGACATCGTCAACTTCCACGCGCTGTTCTGGCCCGCCATGCTCGAAGGCGCCGGTTTCCGCAAGCCGACCGGCATCAACGTCCACGGCTACCTGACCGTCAACGGCCAGAAGATGTCCAAGTCCCGCGGCACCTTCATCAAGGCCCGGACCTACCTGGACCACCTGTCGCCGGAATACCTGCGGTACTACTACGCGGCCAAACTCGGCCGTGGCGTCGACGACCTGGACCTGAACCTCGAAGACTTCGTGCAAAAGGTCAACTCCGACCTGGTGGGCAAGGTGGTCAACATCGCCAGCCGTTGCGCCGGTTTCATCCACAAAGGCAATGCCGGTGTGCTGGTCGCCGGCAATGCCGCGCCGGAACTGACCGACGCCTTCCTGGCGGCGGCGCCCAGCATCGCCGAAGCCTACGAAGCCCGCGACTTTGCCCGGGCCATGCGCGAAATCATGGCCCTGGCCGACCGCGCCAATGCCTGGATCGCCGACAAGGCACCCTGGTCGCTGAACAAACAGGAAGGCAAGCAGGACGAAGTCCAGGCGATCTGCGCCCTGGGCATCAACCTGTTCCGCCAATTGGTGATTTTCCTCAAGCCGGTGCTGCCGCTGCTGGCCGCCGATGCCGAGGCATTCCTCAACGTCGCACCGCTGACCTGGAACGATCACCAGACCCTGCTGAGCAACCATCAGTTGAACGAGTTCAAACCGTTGATGACCCGTATCGACGCCGTCAAGGTGCAAGCGATGACCGACGCCTCCAAGGAAGACCTGACCGCCAGCCAGACCGATACCGGCGGCCCGACCGGCAACGGTGAGTTGGCCAAGGATCCGCTGTCGCCGGAAATCGACTTCGACGCGTTTGCCGCCGTTGACCTGCGCGTGGCGCTGATCGTCAAGGCCGAGGCCGTCGAGGGTGCCGACAAGCTGCTGCGCCTGACCCTGGACATCGGCGATGAGCAACGCAACGTGTTCTCCGGGATCAAGAGTGCTTATCCGGACCCGGCCAAGCTCGAAGGCCGGCTGACGATGATGATCGCCAACCTCAAGCCACGCAAAATGCGCTTCGGTGTGTCTGAAGGCATGGTGATGGCGGCGGGCCCCGGCGGTGAAGAAATCTACCTGCTGAGCCCCGACAGCGGCGCCAAGCCGGGTCAGCGGATCAAGTAA
- a CDS encoding Rnf-Nqr domain containing protein: protein MTEIAFTLFSAALINNLVLHWPLGVDPLLAAEGRRQVHALGLATVCLMLIVGTLGYLMDHWLLAPANLTSLRLFAWLPLSVLLIGPLLRLLARWLPAWPFEGLWPLLLGNAGILGVTLLNSQDDRSLGHAVALSLGAGLGFWLVLSLFEDLRQRTFNNDIPVPFRGLPIQLISAGLMAVAFLGLRGLVKT from the coding sequence ATGACCGAAATTGCTTTCACACTGTTCAGCGCCGCCCTGATCAACAACCTCGTGTTGCATTGGCCGCTGGGTGTCGATCCGCTGCTGGCGGCTGAGGGTAGAAGGCAAGTTCACGCCCTGGGCCTGGCGACGGTGTGTCTGATGTTGATTGTCGGCACCCTGGGTTACTTGATGGACCATTGGCTGCTGGCCCCGGCCAACCTGACATCGCTGCGCCTGTTTGCCTGGCTGCCCTTGAGCGTGCTGCTGATCGGGCCATTGCTGCGCCTGCTGGCGCGCTGGCTGCCGGCATGGCCATTCGAAGGGTTGTGGCCGCTGTTGCTCGGCAATGCCGGCATACTGGGCGTCACGCTGCTCAACAGCCAGGATGACCGGAGCCTGGGCCACGCCGTCGCCTTGAGCCTGGGGGCCGGGCTGGGATTCTGGCTGGTGCTGAGCCTGTTCGAGGATCTGCGCCAGCGCACCTTCAATAACGATATTCCCGTGCCCTTTCGGGGCCTGCCGATTCAGTTGATCAGCGCCGGACTGATGGCGGTGGCCTTTCTCGGATTGCGCGGGCTGGTCAAAACATGA